The DNA segment GCTCTCGCCGATGGCCTGGTACTTAGCGCGGTCCGCTTCCGGATGGTCGTTGGTCGGCGGCAGCGTCCACACGCCGTTCGGATGGTCCTTGGTGTCCTTCGGGTTGGCGTTGACGTCGCTCTTGCCCGCCAGCTGGAAACCGGCGGCGGTGGCCAGCGCGATCACCTGCGCTTCGCCGACATAGCCGGTGTCATCGTCGGCCGGCACATCGGCCTTCGCGCGATGCTCCACCACGCCCAGCACGCCGCCGGGTTTCAGCACTTCGTAGAAGCCCTTGAACATGCCTTCGGCCTGGCCGGCCTTGCGCCAGTTGTGCACGTTGCGGAACGTCAGCACCACGTCGGCCGAACCCGCGGCACCGAACACCGGCGCAGCCGGGTCGTACTTCACGGTCGCGGCCTTGTCGAACTGCGCCGGGCCGTCGGTGAACTTCTTCTGCAGGTTGTCCACGCCGCGCTGGTAGTAGTTGCGGCTCTTCTCGGCCACGGCGA comes from the Pseudoxanthomonas sp. YR558 genome and includes:
- a CDS encoding class I SAM-dependent methyltransferase; protein product: MTTRIPLSLALVAALAASPALFAASPAKTDAAAKALPAADVAALDAALKGDWRDPKNVARDAYRHPKETLSFFGVTPSQTVVEITPGGGWYSEVLAPYLKAKGKYVAAVVDPVAVAEKSRNYYQRGVDNLQKKFTDGPAQFDKAATVKYDPAAPVFGAAGSADVVLTFRNVHNWRKAGQAEGMFKGFYEVLKPGGVLGVVEHRAKADVPADDDTGYVGEAQVIALATAAGFQLAGKSDVNANPKDTKDHPNGVWTLPPTNDHPEADRAKYQAIGESDRMTLRFIKPAAK